The DNA sequence ACTTAATTTGCAAGTTTTCCTTAGCACTTTTTCTATAATTGTTTCTTACTTTTTGTTTAAAATTAGCCCATTGTGATGCTTCATCAATAATCTGTCCATTCACATTTGTTAAAGTGGGCACCAAATTTCCTGAATAAAAATGATAATTATGGTTAAGACTAAATCGGATAAATTCAGAAACTACTTGATTGTTTTTATACCAAGCATCAACACATTCCCAAAACTTAATAAGATAGCCTCTGGACAAGCTATCATTAAATATAGGCCCACTATATCCATATGGGGAAATAACATCATAATATGTTTGATCACTTTTATATGGAATCTCTCTGAGTATAAAAGGCATTAATATTAAAAGAGAGCCCTTCGAATCACTAAAAGTGAAATACTTTAACCGATCTTGAGTGTTTTCAGAAACATATGAATACCAGATCTTATAAAATGGATTGATAACCTCAAAGGATTCTACATGCTTTAAATAGCTACTTAAATCATCATCATTTAATATTTTGTGTACTTGCAGCTCCATAAGTTTAAGCAATATTATTAATTAATGTATTTTTATCTATCATACTTCTGTGCTTAAAATAAGCAGGTCAATTTCCTCTAAACTCAAAGGTTTCAATATCACTCTTGTTATTTAACAATAGGTAAAACCATAAGTTCTAACATGTGTTACTTAAATTAAAATAACTATGAAATCATGCGTTGTACCCATGCACTAACACTTCATTGTCATATCGTAACATTAATAAATTATTTTCCCAATCATCATAAAAATCGATAGGTTCGTTAAATAAATATTCTTGAATAATCCATTTAGGATAGTTTGCTCCCGCAGCATAGGATAACGGAAAACCACCTCCAAACCGAGCGTTTATTTCAATTCCATAAATAATATCTTTAGTAGCATGCTTAAAAAATTGAGCCGTAAGGCAACCAATAGCACCATCCACATGGCTTAATTGTTCTTTAATATAATCAACTAAAATATTCTTTTTGGTTATGCCTTTATTAACTTCCCCATCCCGAACTTCTATGCGTTTTCTAGGAACTACTGATTTTAAATTATGATTAACATCATAATACAAATCACATGTATATTCATCAAATTCTGAATGATCGATGTATTCTAAAAACATTAAATCGTCATTCTTAAAATGATATTCGGTTAAATCTTCGTGTTTATTAATAATAAAAGTATCAACACTTCTACTACCGTT is a window from the Pseudalgibacter alginicilyticus genome containing:
- a CDS encoding ATP-grasp domain-containing protein — encoded protein: MNILITSAGRRVSLVKAFQAELKALAPEGKVFTTDFNTDMSSACRVSDGAFQLPLVSDTNYLNLLIKVCVENQIKIIIPTIDTELLLLANSNKTLLKNGITAIVASSDFINICRDKRKMSAFFIENNIKVAKEYSKYDYKLPLFIKPFNGSRSVDTFIINKHEDLTEYHFKNDDLMFLEYIDHSEFDEYTCDLYYDVNHNLKSVVPRKRIEVRDGEVNKGITKKNILVDYIKEQLSHVDGAIGCLTAQFFKHATKDIIYGIEINARFGGGFPLSYAAGANYPKWIIQEYLFNEPIDFYDDWENNLLMLRYDNEVLVHGYNA